From a single Cyclobacterium marinum DSM 745 genomic region:
- a CDS encoding class I SAM-dependent methyltransferase: protein MEIEKQKMGLIPQQQRNWQNRPEWFFNRDHTDTYELWYEGRYKRAEIWQKKVMEQLVTKDKRVKTLLEFGCGTTRFTRWWKEIGIESTGGDISPLMLSQAIHLFDGDLVMADSHHMPFKDHTFDSLAFITTFEYYKDPVKVIREAARVGKYGIAMGMMNKNSPKVLRRRVQQLFGKNPFYVTATFYTPKHLIKIIEEALAGRDYTITWSCTGLPKWFPVQQWNMPYGDFFGLYVQFNDVK from the coding sequence ATGGAAATAGAAAAACAAAAAATGGGGCTGATCCCACAGCAGCAACGTAACTGGCAAAATAGGCCTGAATGGTTCTTCAACAGAGACCATACCGACACTTATGAACTTTGGTATGAAGGCCGCTATAAGAGAGCCGAGATCTGGCAGAAAAAAGTAATGGAACAGCTGGTTACCAAAGACAAAAGGGTAAAGACCTTACTGGAATTTGGCTGTGGCACCACCAGATTTACCAGGTGGTGGAAAGAAATAGGCATTGAGTCCACCGGTGGGGACATTTCACCATTGATGTTATCCCAAGCAATTCATTTATTTGATGGGGACTTGGTGATGGCAGATTCCCACCATATGCCTTTCAAAGACCACACTTTTGATTCCCTTGCTTTTATTACAACATTTGAATATTACAAAGATCCTGTCAAGGTAATCCGTGAAGCGGCAAGGGTTGGTAAATACGGTATAGCCATGGGAATGATGAACAAAAACTCTCCTAAAGTCCTTAGACGCAGGGTGCAACAACTATTTGGCAAAAACCCTTTTTATGTGACAGCCACATTTTACACCCCAAAACACCTTATCAAAATTATCGAAGAGGCATTAGCAGGGAGAGATTATACCATAACCTGGTCCTGCACCGGTTTGCCTAAGTGGTTTCCAGTCCAACAATGGAATATGCCCTATGGGGATTTCTTTGGTCTTTATGTTCAGTTCAATGATGTCAAATAA
- a CDS encoding D-arabinono-1,4-lactone oxidase: MTIVGKGGKIFRVEPSDGITDPEVFNKDGKVKEYGIELIQDDEKFNAVMVGIGSIGIVFSMILEAQPNYRLFEERKRYNWEDLKAEMQKDDLHHFINQHRHFEVLINPYCDLTAETEEGQKRKCLVTTRNYCENSNRKQAGRERNYISSFISGIAISGRLSPWVFNKNHQSIPAMTNNSIHRLIDHSGDEGGGFEDDCRFVLDQGLGELKFYGYAVEFGFPLERVFEAVDLIIKVCEEAQAYQHLLAAPFSLRFVKQCDAHLSMMNQHDTCMIELVSVKGVTGSLPLFRRLERELLDFGAIPHWGLSVEPWYRARVEKAFPRFKDWEVQQAFFGGDTFKNAFLERIQDS; the protein is encoded by the coding sequence ATGACCATTGTTGGCAAGGGAGGCAAAATTTTTCGAGTAGAACCTAGCGATGGTATCACAGATCCGGAGGTATTCAATAAAGACGGAAAGGTCAAAGAATATGGCATAGAATTGATTCAGGACGATGAGAAATTCAATGCAGTTATGGTGGGAATAGGCTCTATAGGCATTGTTTTTTCAATGATTCTTGAAGCCCAACCCAATTACCGGCTTTTTGAAGAAAGAAAAAGGTACAATTGGGAGGACCTTAAAGCAGAGATGCAAAAAGATGATTTACATCATTTCATAAATCAACACCGTCATTTTGAGGTGTTGATCAACCCTTATTGTGATCTTACTGCCGAAACTGAAGAAGGCCAAAAAAGAAAATGTTTGGTAACTACTAGAAATTATTGTGAAAATTCCAACAGGAAACAGGCCGGTAGAGAGCGGAATTATATCTCTTCATTTATTTCTGGCATAGCCATTTCCGGAAGGCTTTCCCCTTGGGTGTTCAATAAAAACCACCAGTCCATTCCTGCCATGACCAATAATTCTATTCATAGATTGATTGACCATAGTGGAGATGAAGGGGGAGGTTTTGAAGACGATTGCCGTTTTGTTTTGGATCAGGGCTTGGGAGAGTTAAAATTTTATGGCTATGCCGTAGAATTTGGTTTTCCTTTGGAAAGGGTTTTTGAGGCAGTAGATTTGATTATTAAGGTGTGCGAAGAAGCCCAAGCTTACCAACACTTATTGGCGGCTCCTTTTTCTTTGAGGTTTGTAAAACAATGTGATGCCCACCTATCCATGATGAATCAGCACGATACCTGTATGATTGAATTGGTAAGCGTGAAAGGGGTTACCGGAAGCCTCCCGCTTTTTAGGCGTTTAGAAAGAGAATTGTTGGACTTTGGAGCCATACCACATTGGGGACTATCTGTAGAACCCTGGTACAGAGCAAGGGTTGAAAAAGCCTTTCCCAGGTTCAAAGACTGGGAGGTTCAGCAAGCTTTCTTTGGTGGGGATACTTTCAAAAATGCATTTTTGGAACGGATTCAGGATTCCTAA
- a CDS encoding FAD-binding oxidoreductase has protein sequence MSALTKFITWKKGNTVVSWVLFGLLVQVIFNRKNVPAHIEVLDDTLTHHCSRTKRNRWVSVINFMVTPRFVRRLVESQLNKNMVEHERVILSLDKELTKDDFFDKDKPHRQKWGNWYGNHFSEPLRFFVPGNGDYKNFSPNNEACNRYDYKGLMEVSELVRNAEKEKRKVRAVGSGHALTAVAQCEDFLVCTQNMNMTQRPAEEWIKADYKDGFDVEVNYGNKKSLEKHYLFETGGGTKIRHLIEALTDHGLALINQGGSSIQSITGAIATSTHG, from the coding sequence ATGTCCGCATTAACAAAATTTATTACCTGGAAGAAAGGTAACACAGTAGTTTCATGGGTACTTTTTGGCTTATTGGTTCAGGTGATATTTAATCGAAAGAATGTACCGGCACATATAGAGGTGCTGGATGATACACTTACCCATCACTGTTCAAGGACTAAGAGGAATCGATGGGTTAGTGTCATTAATTTTATGGTAACCCCCAGATTTGTTAGGAGATTGGTTGAATCCCAATTAAACAAAAATATGGTTGAGCATGAGCGAGTGATTTTGTCGCTCGATAAAGAATTGACCAAGGATGATTTTTTTGACAAGGACAAGCCCCACAGGCAAAAGTGGGGCAATTGGTATGGCAACCATTTTTCGGAACCATTGAGATTTTTTGTCCCAGGAAATGGGGATTATAAAAACTTTTCTCCTAATAATGAGGCTTGCAATAGGTATGATTACAAGGGTTTGATGGAGGTAAGTGAATTGGTGAGAAATGCCGAGAAGGAAAAAAGAAAAGTACGAGCTGTTGGTTCCGGTCATGCTTTGACTGCAGTGGCTCAATGTGAAGATTTTTTGGTTTGCACCCAAAATATGAACATGACCCAGCGACCTGCTGAAGAATGGATCAAAGCGGATTATAAGGATGGTTTCGATGTAGAAGTGAATTATGGCAATAAAAAGTCCTTGGAAAAACACTACCTTTTTGAAACTGGAGGTGGGACCAAGATCCGGCATCTAATAGAGGCCTTGACCGATCATGGCTTGGCATTGATCAACCAAGGTGGGTCCAGCATCCAGTCCATTACAGGTGCCATTGCCACTTCTACCCATGGTTAG